In the Pedobacter cryoconitis genome, GTGATGATGTGGTGGTGATGAATAGTATCAAAACAGAAGATATTCCTGCTAAATTTCCGAAAGGTCATCAGGTGATTAAACCTTATTTAAGAACTACTCCACAACCAAATAAATAATTTTTAAAACTTGTTGCTTTTCTTTAAGTTTGATATAATTGATAATTTAAAGAAATATTAATTTTTATACTTAAATACTATGAGTACGGGAAAAGTAAAATGGTTTAATACGCAGAAAGGCTACGGATTTTTAATTTACGAAGGAAACAAGGATATTTTTGTCCATTTCAAAGATGTTATTGGCGGTATTGAAAGTCTTCAGGAGAATGATAATGTAGAGTTTGATATCACTGAAGGAAAGAAGGGCTTACAAGCAATAAACGTGAAAAAAATATAGATTTAGTCTTGATGCTAAATTGCTGAAGCCTCCCGTAATTGGGAGGCTTTTGCACATTAATAATGCTGTATAATTGTGCTTTTGATAATAATTTTACCCTCAGTATTGCTTTGCGTAAAGATGATGAAGGCTGTGTCATCAGGTTTAATATGATATTTATCAACCAGGGTAGCCGCTTTGTCTGGATAGTTTCTGACAATTACATTTCCAACCAGGTTTTTTTCCTTCTTTATTTTTGCGGCAGACATTACCTCGTTGAGCCGAAATATTCTTCCTGGAAACTCTGGATGAATGACAGAAGAGGTATAGAGTTGAGTTTGATGATGAAATTTTTGCAACTGATATCTTTCTGCAATGAGGTTAAAAGCACCGCTTTTTAAAAGGGCTACATCTGGTTCATATAAGTATTGACCTGGAATAACCGAACCTGTAATAGTAGTGCTTCCTTCTTCACCGAGTATAAATCTGAACTGCTTTTGTGTCGCATTTAAGGTAGAACAAATGATGTTAGGGGAACCTTCAAAATCTCTTTCGATCACCCAGATCAATTCTTTGCATTCATTTTTAACACTGACAATATGTATTTCAGCTACGTGATCCAGTTCTTTTAATCCAGCGCTGAGATCTAGTAGCGGAGCAGTTTTAAGCAGTATCCGTTTTGCTTTTGACAATAACAGACTGAGATTTTCTACGATATCAGGAGTACAGTCTTTGAGCATAAAAACCTTTCCGGAAGTACTTCTTCTGGCTGGATCAATATAAACGCAATCGAATTTCTGATCGGTGTTTTTTAAGAATTCAAGACCATCTCCGGCAATGAATTGTACATTTTTCTGGTGTAATAAAACTCCGTTATAACTGGCAATTGCTGATAATTCTTCATTGATTTCACAATGTGTAACAGACTTTATTTTTTTGGAAAAGTAATAACTGTCTACACCGTAACCACCTGTCAGATCAATGATTGAACTTCCTGTGGCCAAACCAGCTTTATAAGCTGCGGTAATCTCTGAAGAACATTGTTCTACCGATAATAAGGGTGGGTAGTAAATGAAATCGGTATTAAACCATGTTGGCAATTTGCGGAATGACTTTTTTCTGGACGCGATCTGATTGGCCAGTTCTTTTCCCGTAACCTCTGGAAAAGGGCTTTTGGCCAGGGCAATTTTATGCACATCTGCGTTTAAATTGTCATGGATATAATCCTGAACAGTCTGTTCTGTAATCCGCTTATTCAAGAGTTGATTTATCTTTCATTACAATCTGGCAGGTATGACGACTTTTTACTTCCAGTAAAATATCTTTATTGATAGTCACTCTGTTAATGGTATCCTGGTTATAGTAACGGATGGTCACCAATTCCAGGCCTTCGTTGTATTTTACTTTATATAAGATTGATAAATCCTGAATCAGGTTATTTATCTTTTCTTCTTCATGGTCTACACTCACAGAAAAGCTCAATGCTGAATTCAGCATTGTATTTACTTTCACTTTGTGTTTATGAAACAGGCTGAAGATATCACTCAGGTTTTCTTCAATGATAAAGGAGAAATCCTTCGGTAATATCGAAATCAACACTTGGTTCACTTTGAAAATGAAGGAAGGTACTGGAAGTTCACTGTTAATACCATTAATTGCTGTCCCTTCACTCGTTGGATGAAGAAATGACTTCACATACAAAGGGATATTTTTATTTTGAAGGGGCTTGATCGTCTTGGGATGAATCACTGTTGCCCCGTAATAAGTAAGCTCGATAGCATCATGATAAGAAAGTTGTGGGATCCGCTCTGTTTCATCAAACCATTTGGGGTCTGCATTTAATACCCCTGGTACATCTTTCCAGATAGTCAGTGCCGTGGCATCCAGACAGGCACAGAAAATAGCAGCAGAATAATCTGAGCCTTCTCTACCTAGTGTGGTTGTAAAGTTTTCACTGGTACTGCCAATAAATCCCTGAGTGACTACAATGCTTTTCTTCAATAGTGGAACAAGGTTACGTTGGATTTCTGTTTCTGTTTTGTCCCAGTCTACTTGTCCTTCGCGGTAAGTATTGTCAGTTTTAATGAAGTTTCTGGCATCTGCCCAGACTGCAGAAATATTACTTTCATTGAGATAAGCGGCTACAATTTTAGTAGAAACTACTTCACCAATAGAAACAATCTGGTCATAAATATAATCTGGGGCATCACTTGCTTCCTCCTCTAAGAGCCATTCGATTTCTACGAAAGTATTAGCGATGTCATTAAATACAGGATGGTTATGGTTATCAAATAAATCATTTAAGATATTGAAATGATAAGCTTTGACTTCATCGAGTAAGTTGTGCGTGTTTTCTTGCCCGAGGCTATAAGCGTTAGAAAGCAATTCTAGTTTATTGGTCATTTTACCCATCGCAGAAACTACGATCAGTAAATTTTCTTTTTCAGCTTGCTGGATAATAGCAACAAGATTTTTTACTGCTTCTGCATTCACGACAGAAGCACCCCCGAATTTAAATACCTGCATTGTTTATTTGAATTTTTTTTTAAAGCTGGTCTTTATTAAAAGACGCATTTAACCATCCTGTCTCAATCTGAGCATTATATTTAGTATAGAAGTTGATGGCTGGTTCATTCCAGTCCAGCACTTGCCATGTCATTCCTTTATAATTTTTATCCCTGGCTTCTTTCATTACTCTTTCAAAAAGGATCTTTCCTAGCCCTTTTCCTCTCTGGCTTTCTGTAACAATAAAATCTTCCAGATATAAACGACAGCCTTTCCAGGTTGAGTATCGGGTGTAATAAAGTGCGAAACCCAGAATTCCTGTTGCATCTTCTGCTACAAAAGCTTTCCAGACAGATTGTGTTCCAAATCCGGCGTCTTCAAATTCTGCTAAGGTAACAGTCACTTCTTCCGGAGCTTTTTCATAGACTGCTAATTCATGGATCAGCTCCAATAAACGCGGGCAATCTTCTTTTACTGCGAACCTGAGTTGAATATCCATGCGTTTATGCTTTATAATGTTTGATTTTTCTTACACCAAAAATACTGCTTCCTATTCTTACCATTGTGCTGCCTTCTTCGATTGCTAATTTGTAATCGCCTGACATTCCCATAGATAATTCTTTAAATGAATCTTCTTTTCTGAAAAAGCTGGTTTTAATACCATCAAAAAGTACTTTTAGTTCCTGAAACTCATCTTTAGTTTGTTTTTCAGGTGCATTGTTCGTCGCAATACCCATCAGGCCGGTAATACGGATGTTTTTCATAGCAAGGTATTCTTCTGATCTTAAGAGTTCGATCGTTTCTGCATGATCCAGTCCAAATTTCGTATCCTCGTCAGCAATATAAACTTGAAGCAAACAGTCAATTA is a window encoding:
- a CDS encoding cold-shock protein, giving the protein MSTGKVKWFNTQKGYGFLIYEGNKDIFVHFKDVIGGIESLQENDNVEFDITEGKKGLQAINVKKI
- a CDS encoding aspartate kinase, which gives rise to MQVFKFGGASVVNAEAVKNLVAIIQQAEKENLLIVVSAMGKMTNKLELLSNAYSLGQENTHNLLDEVKAYHFNILNDLFDNHNHPVFNDIANTFVEIEWLLEEEASDAPDYIYDQIVSIGEVVSTKIVAAYLNESNISAVWADARNFIKTDNTYREGQVDWDKTETEIQRNLVPLLKKSIVVTQGFIGSTSENFTTTLGREGSDYSAAIFCACLDATALTIWKDVPGVLNADPKWFDETERIPQLSYHDAIELTYYGATVIHPKTIKPLQNKNIPLYVKSFLHPTSEGTAINGINSELPVPSFIFKVNQVLISILPKDFSFIIEENLSDIFSLFHKHKVKVNTMLNSALSFSVSVDHEEEKINNLIQDLSILYKVKYNEGLELVTIRYYNQDTINRVTINKDILLEVKSRHTCQIVMKDKSTLE
- a CDS encoding GNAT family N-acetyltransferase, with the protein product MDIQLRFAVKEDCPRLLELIHELAVYEKAPEEVTVTLAEFEDAGFGTQSVWKAFVAEDATGILGFALYYTRYSTWKGCRLYLEDFIVTESQRGKGLGKILFERVMKEARDKNYKGMTWQVLDWNEPAINFYTKYNAQIETGWLNASFNKDQL
- a CDS encoding YggS family pyridoxal phosphate-dependent enzyme; this translates as MSIADNLLKYKKELEGENVELIAVSKFNEAAAVLEAYHAGQRIFGENIVQELVEKQEALPKDIEWHLIGHLQTNKVKYIAPFIKLIQSVDSVKLLAEINKQAAKNDRIIDCLLQVYIADEDTKFGLDHAETIELLRSEEYLAMKNIRITGLMGIATNNAPEKQTKDEFQELKVLFDGIKTSFFRKEDSFKELSMGMSGDYKLAIEEGSTMVRIGSSIFGVRKIKHYKA